A genomic region of Brevibacillus sp. JNUCC-41 contains the following coding sequences:
- the rseP gene encoding RIP metalloprotease RseP translates to MQTLETIIAFIIIFGALVFFHELGHLVFAKRAGILCREFAIGFGPKVFTYKKKETVYTIRLLPLGGYVRMAGEDAENIELKPGYRVGLMFDNEENVTKIILNNKDKYPDIRLVEVEVIDLDHKLILTGYEEGEEDTLKTFAIHKEAVIVENGVENQIAPFDRQFASKSLGHRFLTIVAGPAMNFVLAFVIFVLIGMFQGVVVDEAKLGELTPDGSAVNAGLKSGDIIQSIEGTEVSTWGDVQESIQKNPGQEIEFVVDRDGKTLEVPVVPQEVEREGKKIGIIGVYPPVEKAPIKAIQYGFTETYFWTKQIFIILGDLVTGGFTIDSLSGPVGIYKSTEEVAKQGLFTLMKWAGLLSINLGIMNLLPLPALDGGRLLFFVVEFLRGKPIDRQKEGMVHFIGFALLMLLMIVVTWNDIQRFFL, encoded by the coding sequence ATGCAGACTTTAGAAACGATTATAGCGTTCATCATCATTTTTGGAGCTCTAGTATTTTTCCATGAGCTTGGGCACTTAGTGTTTGCAAAGCGAGCAGGAATTTTATGCCGTGAGTTCGCAATCGGTTTCGGGCCAAAAGTATTCACTTATAAAAAGAAGGAAACCGTATATACCATTCGATTGCTCCCTCTTGGCGGGTACGTGCGTATGGCTGGCGAAGACGCAGAGAATATTGAATTGAAGCCCGGCTATCGGGTGGGATTAATGTTTGATAATGAAGAGAATGTTACAAAAATCATTTTGAACAATAAAGATAAATATCCTGATATCCGTCTTGTGGAAGTTGAAGTGATCGATCTTGATCATAAACTGATCCTTACAGGTTATGAGGAGGGTGAGGAAGATACACTAAAAACGTTTGCCATTCATAAAGAAGCGGTGATCGTTGAAAATGGTGTAGAAAACCAGATTGCTCCTTTTGATCGGCAATTTGCCTCAAAGTCGCTTGGGCATCGTTTCCTGACGATTGTAGCTGGACCGGCAATGAATTTCGTTTTGGCTTTTGTCATTTTTGTGTTGATCGGCATGTTTCAAGGAGTCGTGGTGGATGAAGCGAAACTTGGTGAGTTGACTCCAGATGGTTCGGCTGTAAATGCCGGTTTAAAATCGGGGGATATCATTCAATCCATCGAAGGTACGGAAGTCTCCACATGGGGAGATGTTCAGGAAAGCATTCAAAAGAACCCAGGGCAAGAGATCGAGTTCGTCGTTGACAGGGACGGGAAAACATTAGAAGTTCCGGTTGTTCCACAAGAAGTGGAGAGGGAAGGGAAGAAAATCGGAATTATCGGCGTTTACCCTCCGGTTGAAAAAGCACCGATTAAAGCAATACAATATGGTTTCACAGAAACGTATTTTTGGACAAAACAAATCTTCATCATCCTTGGTGACCTCGTAACGGGTGGATTTACGATCGACAGTTTATCCGGTCCTGTAGGAATATATAAATCAACTGAGGAAGTAGCGAAACAAGGTTTATTCACGTTAATGAAATGGGCTGGGCTGCTCAGCATTAACCTGGGAATCATGAACCTGCTTCCGCTGCCGGCATTGGATGGAGGAAGACTGTTATTCTTTGTGGTCGAATTCTTAAGAGGAAAACCGATTGACCGTCAAAAAGAAGGAATGGTCCACTTCATCGGCTTTGCCTTGCTGATGTTATTGATGATTGTCGTTACATGGAATGATATCCAGCGATTCTTCCTGTAA